A window from Planococcus maritimus encodes these proteins:
- a CDS encoding Fe(3+) ABC transporter substrate-binding protein translates to MKKLLSFLLVLGTLLVLAACGSSNTEESETSGDEASGNEVNLYTARHYDVDDELYKKFEEETGIKVNLIKGEADELLERIKREGDATQADLFLTADAGRLHRAKEDGILQSVSSDVLDEQVPANFQDEDQMWYGLTKRARVIMYDKEKVDPSELSTYEALAEDEWAGRVLIRSSENIYNQSLFASLIELNGEEEAKEWAAGMVDNFARDPEGGDRDQAKAIAAGVGDVAIMNTYYYGQMLNSEDPEEVKVAESLGVFFPNQDTTGTHVNVSGAGVVKSSKNQENAIQLLEFLSAPEAQETFASANYEYPVNESVEPTELLQSWGDFKEQDISMSALGENNAKAILLFNEVGWK, encoded by the coding sequence ATGAAGAAATTACTTTCATTCCTATTGGTGCTCGGCACACTTCTCGTCCTTGCGGCTTGCGGCAGCTCGAACACTGAAGAATCAGAAACATCCGGTGACGAAGCATCGGGCAACGAAGTAAACCTATATACGGCACGTCACTATGATGTAGACGATGAACTTTATAAGAAATTCGAAGAAGAAACCGGCATTAAGGTCAACTTGATCAAAGGCGAAGCCGACGAACTGCTTGAGCGCATCAAACGCGAAGGCGATGCGACGCAAGCCGATTTGTTTTTGACAGCTGATGCAGGGCGTTTGCACCGCGCGAAAGAAGACGGCATTTTGCAGTCTGTTTCTAGCGACGTGCTAGATGAGCAAGTCCCAGCTAATTTCCAGGATGAAGATCAAATGTGGTATGGCCTGACAAAACGTGCACGTGTCATCATGTACGATAAAGAAAAAGTCGATCCATCTGAATTGTCCACCTATGAAGCTTTGGCAGAAGACGAGTGGGCTGGACGTGTCTTGATCCGCAGCTCTGAAAACATCTACAACCAATCTTTGTTCGCTTCTCTCATTGAATTGAATGGTGAAGAAGAAGCAAAAGAATGGGCAGCCGGCATGGTCGATAACTTTGCACGCGATCCAGAAGGCGGCGACCGTGACCAAGCGAAAGCCATCGCAGCAGGTGTTGGCGATGTAGCCATCATGAACACCTACTACTACGGCCAGATGTTGAATTCTGAAGACCCTGAAGAAGTAAAAGTCGCTGAAAGCCTTGGCGTATTCTTCCCGAACCAAGACACAACAGGCACGCATGTTAACGTTAGCGGCGCTGGTGTGGTAAAATCATCTAAGAATCAAGAAAATGCGATCCAATTGCTGGAGTTTCTCTCCGCACCGGAAGCACAAGAAACATTCGCTTCGGCTAACTACGAATACCCAGTAAACGAATCAGTAGAACCAACTGAGTTGCTGCAATCTTGGGGTGATTTCAAAGAGCAAGACATCTCGATGTCGGCACTTGGCGAAAACAACGCCAAAGCGATTCTATTGTTTAACGAAGTCGGCTGGAAATAA